The following coding sequences lie in one Flavobacterium sediminis genomic window:
- a CDS encoding GMP reductase, translating into MRIETDLKLGFKDVMIRPKRSTLSSRSQVNLEREYKFRHSPFVWKGVPIMAANMDTVGTFEMALALAQKSMFTAVHKHYSVAEWKQFMSEAPEAIEQCIAVSTGTGKEDVEKVQLIFEQNPRLQFLCIDVANGYSEHFVEFVKKMRALLPEKVIIAGNVVTGEMVEELLLSGADIVKVGIGPGSVCTTRVKTGVGYPQLSAIIECADAAHGLGGHIISDGGCSIPGDVAKAFGAGSDFVMLGGMLAGHDESGGQLIERNGERYKLFYGMSSATAMEKHAGGVAEYRASEGKTVEVPYRGTVEDTVLDILGGLRSTCTYVGAAQLKELSKRTTFIRVSEQENRVFTK; encoded by the coding sequence ATGAGAATAGAAACAGACTTAAAATTGGGTTTTAAAGATGTTATGATTCGCCCTAAACGTTCAACACTAAGCAGTCGGTCACAGGTCAATTTGGAACGCGAATACAAATTCAGGCACAGTCCGTTCGTATGGAAAGGAGTACCGATCATGGCGGCTAATATGGATACGGTGGGAACTTTTGAAATGGCATTGGCATTGGCTCAAAAAAGTATGTTTACGGCTGTTCACAAACATTATTCGGTTGCCGAGTGGAAACAATTTATGAGTGAAGCTCCGGAAGCCATTGAGCAGTGTATAGCGGTAAGTACGGGAACGGGAAAAGAGGATGTTGAAAAGGTGCAGCTCATTTTTGAACAAAATCCGAGGTTACAATTTTTATGTATTGATGTGGCCAATGGCTATTCGGAACATTTTGTGGAATTTGTAAAGAAAATGCGGGCTCTTTTACCGGAAAAAGTCATTATTGCCGGAAATGTAGTGACAGGCGAAATGGTAGAGGAACTGTTGCTTTCGGGCGCCGATATCGTAAAAGTGGGCATTGGTCCGGGTTCGGTTTGTACCACACGTGTTAAAACAGGAGTAGGCTATCCACAGTTGTCGGCAATTATTGAATGTGCCGATGCAGCTCACGGATTGGGCGGACACATTATTAGTGATGGCGGTTGCAGTATTCCGGGCGATGTGGCGAAAGCTTTCGGTGCGGGTTCTGATTTCGTGATGTTAGGCGGAATGTTAGCAGGACACGATGAAAGCGGCGGCCAATTGATCGAACGCAACGGCGAACGTTATAAATTGTTTTACGGGATGAGTTCGGCTACAGCAATGGAAAAACATGCGGGTGGTGTTGCGGAATATCGCGCCAGCGAAGGAAAAACGGTGGAAGTTCCGTATCGTGGTACTGTGGAAGATACCGTTTTGGATATTTTAGGCGGTTTGCGAAGTACGTGTACGTATGTGGGCGCTGCTCAACTGAAAGAATTGTCTAAACGAACGACTTTTATCCGGGTAAGCGAACAGGAGAATCGGGTTTTTACGAAGTGA
- a CDS encoding NUDIX hydrolase, which yields MTFFKYCPNCRSDHFEFTNTVRFHCLDCDFTYYHNIAAAVAVVFTFEDQILFTVRNVDPDKGKWDLPGGFIDPGENAEEAVCREIQEELGLQIVPKDLKYITTSPNNYLYKSVPYRTMDIFYECPLATDSIGINAEDEIQDLIWVRRSEITLENIGFVSIRKVIGERFLGNS from the coding sequence ATGACATTTTTTAAATACTGTCCGAATTGCAGATCCGATCATTTTGAATTTACGAATACGGTTCGTTTTCATTGTTTGGATTGTGATTTTACGTATTACCATAATATAGCAGCTGCGGTGGCGGTTGTGTTTACGTTTGAAGATCAAATCTTGTTTACGGTGCGCAATGTGGATCCTGATAAAGGAAAATGGGATTTACCGGGCGGATTTATCGATCCGGGTGAAAATGCGGAAGAAGCGGTTTGCCGGGAAATTCAGGAAGAATTGGGATTACAGATTGTACCGAAAGATTTGAAATACATCACGACTTCGCCTAATAATTATTTGTATAAAAGTGTTCCCTACCGAACGATGGATATTTTTTATGAATGTCCGTTGGCAACCGATAGTATCGGAATCAATGCCGAAGATGAAATTCAGGATTTGATTTGGGTAAGGCGTTCCGAGATTACGTTAGAAAATATCGGTTTTGTTTCCATTCGAAAAGTGATTGGGGAACGGTTTTTAGGAAATTCTTGA
- a CDS encoding c-type cytochrome: MRSLKVIISFSFFILFSSILILAYIFFRESKREIEHEIPTLAPICGTKSLTENQSIGRQLFNENCSACHHIRRNFTGPNLMNTDSLIFFNWLSKNSPAAKKSSVKIEFGQDYHQKMWNERLNDDEISKIYQYCRYFSNE, translated from the coding sequence ATGAGAAGTTTAAAAGTAATCATATCATTTTCATTTTTCATTCTATTTTCATCAATTTTAATCTTAGCTTATATTTTCTTTAGAGAATCTAAAAGAGAAATAGAACATGAAATACCTACATTGGCTCCCATTTGTGGTACAAAAAGTTTAACCGAAAACCAATCCATTGGGAGACAATTATTTAATGAAAATTGCTCTGCTTGCCATCATATTAGGAGAAATTTTACTGGACCAAACTTAATGAATACCGACTCCTTAATTTTCTTTAATTGGTTGTCAAAAAATAGTCCTGCAGCAAAAAAATCGTCAGTGAAAATTGAATTTGGACAAGACTACCATCAAAAGATGTGGAATGAAAGACTTAATGATGATGAAATTTCAAAAATTTATCAATATTGCAGGTATTTTTCTAATGAATAA
- a CDS encoding FmdB family zinc ribbon protein: MKVDYEEYQYSCIINNREFHYDFKIIARFNENLTQCPVCGSEECCGAKEKFIWAEFGDEKLAIHFEDGEFENYLEYWHYEGISEEEYQSLPNFIKDFNEGKGWDDWNVIEPNSIIDAVDFKRAMDIIKNSGHITQNDKFLTLYYPVIIEFIDRVINENKVLNILKE, encoded by the coding sequence ATGAAAGTAGATTATGAAGAATATCAATACTCTTGTATAATAAACAACCGAGAGTTTCATTATGATTTCAAAATCATTGCTCGATTTAATGAAAATCTCACGCAATGTCCTGTTTGTGGTTCTGAAGAATGTTGCGGAGCAAAAGAAAAATTCATTTGGGCAGAATTTGGAGATGAAAAACTAGCAATTCATTTTGAAGATGGTGAATTTGAAAATTATTTAGAATATTGGCATTATGAAGGAATTAGTGAAGAGGAGTATCAATCACTGCCTAATTTTATTAAAGACTTCAATGAAGGAAAAGGTTGGGACGATTGGAATGTTATAGAACCTAATTCAATCATTGATGCTGTCGATTTTAAAAGAGCGATGGATATAATTAAAAATTCCGGACATATTACTCAAAATGACAAATTCCTAACGTTGTATTATCCTGTTATTATAGAATTTATTGATAGAGTAATTAACGAAAATAAGGTACTGAATATTTTAAAGGAGTAA